A genomic segment from Coccinella septempunctata chromosome 3, icCocSept1.1, whole genome shotgun sequence encodes:
- the LOC123309204 gene encoding RNA-binding protein Rsf1-like: MGDRDRKVSTARVYVGGLNETIKKEDLETEFEKYGKLNSVWVAFNPPGFAFIEFDEMTDAESACDSLNGTDMFGSKLIVEIARGRSRRGGFRGGRGGGGYRGGGGGGGFRGGRPSFDRYGGPPRRNSGGPGDRFGGRDQGRRSDGFRGRSDSYGGRGGGGPRRFDDNARFRSRSPAGGGGGPRR, from the coding sequence ATGGGAGACCGTGACAGAAAGGTTTCCACGGCTCGCGTCTACGTAGGAGGGCTCAACGAAACTATCAAGAAAGAAGATTTGGAAACCGAGTTCGAGAAatatggtaaactcaactctgTTTGGGTTGCATTCAATCCCCCTGGCTTtgcttttattgaattcgaCGAAATGACCGATGCCGAATCAGCCTGTGATAGCTTGAATGGCACAGACATGTTCGGTTCGAAATTGATTGTCGAAATTGCAAGAGGCAGGTCACGAAGAGGAGGGTTCAGAGGAGGTCGTGGTGGAGGCGGCTATCGAGGAGGTGGCGGTGGTGGTGGATTCAGAGGAGGAAGACCTTCCTTTGATAGGTACGGTGGTCCCCCAAGAAGAAATAGTGGAGGCCCTGGAGATAGATTTGGAGGAAGAGACCAAGGAAGAAGAAGTGATGGCTTCCGAGGAAGGTCAGACAGTTATGGTGGTAGAGGAGGTGGTGGTCCAAGAAGATTTGATGATAATGCAAGATTCCGTTCAAGGTCCCCAGCTGGTGGTGGTGGTGGACCAAGACGTTAA
- the LOC123309203 gene encoding peroxiredoxin-5, mitochondrial, which yields MIVNNFLSGSGKVLHSVCRKSIARLLTANMSVKVGDSIPSVDLFEDTPMNKVNLSELSKGKKIVLFAVPGAFTPGCSKTHLPGYVKKADELKAQGISEIVCVSVNDPFVMGAWAKDQNTKGKVRMLADPSAELAKKLDLTVDIAPLGGLRSKRYSMVIDNGKITSLQVEPDGTGLSCSLAEAVKL from the exons ATGATTGTCAATAATTTTCTATCAGGATCAGGGAAGGTACTTCATTCAGTTTGCAGAAAATCGATAGCACGATTACTAACAGCAAATATGTCTGTAAAG GTTGGAGATTCTATTCCCAGTGTTGATCTGTTTGAAGATACTCCTATGAATAAAGTGAATTTATCTGAATTGTCGAAGGGCAAAAAAATAGTACTGTTTGCTGTTCCTGGTGCTTTCACACCGGGTTGTTCTAAA ACTCATCTTCCTGGTTACGTAAAAAAAGCTGATGAACTGAAGGCTCAAGGTATCAGTGAGATAGTATGCGTTTCAGTCAACGATCCTTTTGTCATGGGAGCCTGGGCAAAAGATCAGAATACTAAGGGAAAAGTCAGAATGCTTGCTGATCCTTCCGCAGAACTGGCTAAGAAACTTGACCTTACTGTCGACATTGCTCCATTAGGAGGACTGAGAAGTAAAAG GTATTCTATGGTGATTGATAATGGTAAAATAACATCACTTCAAGTTGAACCCGATGGTACTGGACTATCTTGCTCTCTGGCTGAAGCAGTTAAGCTATAA
- the LOC123309688 gene encoding malate dehydrogenase, glyoxysomal-like isoform X2 produces MNLSKIPVITKILKPCCRHYFKYTSPSPVCPPTAPYKFTVTLMDASTNMGQALALMLKQNSLVEELRLFDDKDTIGIGMDLSDIDTSTRILAYTGEENLTEALTEYRRAGVKVPEVKIIGAANYYSMRANHWIAKFMNVDAFHVTCPIVGGASPETAIAVMSGSNPGKKLTDPRILNAIQEGMAYGEERVLGITIHEEASSAAFAPAVAAYRLINKILKGLRGDEDTYDCAFVKQEGHLKKFLPYMTSIVKFGRHGVYDTHMPDMVGSELYRLKNSYPVLRAYIHLGEKYVHGVPLPPAKLPCNRPCILTKTKTVEDQRNPLKVKIHNPADYDKCGRIEERRDYGESCNS; encoded by the exons ATGAACCTATCAAAAATTCCAGTAATAACCAAAATCTTGAAACCATGCTGCAGACATTACTTCAAATATACCTCACCATCGCCTGTGTGTCCTCCAACGGCACCATATAAGTTCACCGTAACACTCATGGACGCATCAACTAATATGGGCCAAGCTTTGGCTCTTATGTTGAAACAGAACTCGCTTGTAGAGGAATTAAGGCTTTTTGATGACAAAGATACCATTGGGATTGGTATGGACCTCAGTGACATTGATACATCCACTAGAATACTTGCTTACACTGGCGAAGAAAATCTCACAGAAGCTTTAACA GAGTATCGTAGGGCAGGGGTGAAAGTACCAGAAGTGAAGATCATCGGAGCTGCAAACTATTATTCCATGAGGGCGAATCATTGGATTGCGAAGTTCATGAACGTGGACGCTTTCCATGTGACATGCCCCATTGTTGGTGGTGCGTCTCCAGAAACTGCTATTGCCGTCATGTCTGGTTCAAATCCAGGAAAAAAATTGACCGATCCG CGAATTCTTAATGCCATTCAAGAAGGTATGGCTTATGGAGAAGAACGAGTACTGGGTATCACGATACATGAGGAAGCGAGCTCTGCAGCATTTGCCCCCGCTGTTGCTGCATATCGCCTGATAAATAAGATTTTGAAGGGACTAAGGGGTGATGAAGACACTTATGACTGCGCGTTCGTTAAACAAGAGGGCCATCTAAAGAAATTTCTGCCTTACATGACTTCTATAGTGAAATTTG GAAGACACGGTGTCTACGACACCCATATGCCAGACATGGTGGGAAGTGAGCTCTATCGTTTGAAAAATTCCTATCCAGTTTTGAGAGCTTACATACATTTGGGCGAAAAATATGTTCACGGCGTTCCTCTGCCACCTGCAAAACTACCCTGCAATAGACCTTGCATTCTGACCAAGACGAAAACTGTTGAAGACCAGCGGAATCCACTGAAAGTCAAGATACACAATCCTGCAGATTATGACAAATGCGGTAGAATTGAAGAACGAAGAGACTATGGAGAATCCTGTAATTCATGA
- the LOC123309688 gene encoding malate dehydrogenase, mitochondrial-like isoform X1, producing the protein MNLSKIPVITKILKPCCRHYFKYTSPSPVCPPTAPYKFTVTLMDASTNMGQALALMLKQNSLVEELRLFDDKDTIGIGMDLSDIDTSTRILAYTGEENLTEALTDTNLVINCGGHSANPFESYEDLFERNAEDVRRTAIYLTEFNRNAVFCIARPPVESLVPMVYQEYRRAGVKVPEVKIIGAANYYSMRANHWIAKFMNVDAFHVTCPIVGGASPETAIAVMSGSNPGKKLTDPRILNAIQEGMAYGEERVLGITIHEEASSAAFAPAVAAYRLINKILKGLRGDEDTYDCAFVKQEGHLKKFLPYMTSIVKFGRHGVYDTHMPDMVGSELYRLKNSYPVLRAYIHLGEKYVHGVPLPPAKLPCNRPCILTKTKTVEDQRNPLKVKIHNPADYDKCGRIEERRDYGESCNS; encoded by the exons ATGAACCTATCAAAAATTCCAGTAATAACCAAAATCTTGAAACCATGCTGCAGACATTACTTCAAATATACCTCACCATCGCCTGTGTGTCCTCCAACGGCACCATATAAGTTCACCGTAACACTCATGGACGCATCAACTAATATGGGCCAAGCTTTGGCTCTTATGTTGAAACAGAACTCGCTTGTAGAGGAATTAAGGCTTTTTGATGACAAAGATACCATTGGGATTGGTATGGACCTCAGTGACATTGATACATCCACTAGAATACTTGCTTACACTGGCGAAGAAAATCTCACAGAAGCTTTAACA GATACGAATTTGGTCATAAACTGTGGAGGTCATTCGGCAAATCCGTTCGAAAGCTATGAAGATCTATTTGAAAGGAACGCCGAAGACGTAAGGAGAACCGCCATTTACTTGACCGAGTTCAATAGGAATGCAGTTTTTTGTATTGCTCGACCACCTGTTGAATCTTTGGTTCCTATGGTTTATCAG GAGTATCGTAGGGCAGGGGTGAAAGTACCAGAAGTGAAGATCATCGGAGCTGCAAACTATTATTCCATGAGGGCGAATCATTGGATTGCGAAGTTCATGAACGTGGACGCTTTCCATGTGACATGCCCCATTGTTGGTGGTGCGTCTCCAGAAACTGCTATTGCCGTCATGTCTGGTTCAAATCCAGGAAAAAAATTGACCGATCCG CGAATTCTTAATGCCATTCAAGAAGGTATGGCTTATGGAGAAGAACGAGTACTGGGTATCACGATACATGAGGAAGCGAGCTCTGCAGCATTTGCCCCCGCTGTTGCTGCATATCGCCTGATAAATAAGATTTTGAAGGGACTAAGGGGTGATGAAGACACTTATGACTGCGCGTTCGTTAAACAAGAGGGCCATCTAAAGAAATTTCTGCCTTACATGACTTCTATAGTGAAATTTG GAAGACACGGTGTCTACGACACCCATATGCCAGACATGGTGGGAAGTGAGCTCTATCGTTTGAAAAATTCCTATCCAGTTTTGAGAGCTTACATACATTTGGGCGAAAAATATGTTCACGGCGTTCCTCTGCCACCTGCAAAACTACCCTGCAATAGACCTTGCATTCTGACCAAGACGAAAACTGTTGAAGACCAGCGGAATCCACTGAAAGTCAAGATACACAATCCTGCAGATTATGACAAATGCGGTAGAATTGAAGAACGAAGAGACTATGGAGAATCCTGTAATTCATGA
- the LOC123309667 gene encoding uncharacterized protein LOC123309667: MATAFARPKLSINRTGGVFSPTRSVQPKSLPEKNKGVDIYKSNKFRLDHSLLEPDSQFTYLQFLENNPLKLSIQKLNGKMEYKSQKRLDLDKIEETYWSQWKPNKNGIFMDTAKIENKNKPIVKPQKSTRGEGDRNYNLKNEQIEVRNETGPLEFKQSKPLSKIDELTEDDRDPDTSSSTTNVEEPKDFKFLRHTDSFILNSKKQSEEKPHFQQPRCIRLYKKNSSGSYIKGGSYPLKPCLKKESTFKGYNRRPLSGTPYSASIFKSVKNKIKPK; this comes from the exons ATGGCTACAGCATTCGCTCGTCCGAAATTGAGCATCAACAGAACA GGAGGTGTATTTTCGCCCACACGTTCTGTCCAACCAAAATCACTCCCAGAAAAGAATAAGGGTGTCGACATATATAAATCGAACAAATTCAGATTAGATCACAGCCTCCTGGAGCCAGATTCGCAATTCACTTACCtacaatttctcgaaaacaatCCTCTGAAGTTGTCTATTCAAAAACTCAATGGAAAGATGGAATACAAGTCGCAAAAAAGGTTAGATCTCGACAAAATCGAAGAAACGTATTGGTCTCAGTGGAAGCCAAACAAGAATGGCATATTTATGGATACTGCTAAGATtgaaaacaagaataaaccgatTGTTAAGCCTCAAAAAAGCACCCGAGGTGAAGGGGATAggaattataatttgaaaaatgagcaAATAGAAGTGAGAAATGAAACAGGTCCTTTGGAGTTCAAGCAATCTAAGCCGCTATCGAAAATAGACGAATTAACAGAGGATGATCGAGACCCTGATACATCATCCAGCACGACCAACGTAGAAGAACCTAAAGATTTTAAATTCTTGAGGCACACCGATTCCTTCATATTAAACAGTAAAAAGCAGTCAGAAGAAAAGCCCCATTTTCAGCAACCACGATGTATACgtttgtataaaaaaaattcttctggTAGTTATATCAAGGGTGGCTCTTATCCGTTAAAACCCTGCCTGAAgaaagaatctacttttaaggGTTACAACAGACGACCTCTCAGTGGAACACCTTATAGCGCGAGCATTTTCAAATcagtcaaaaataaaataaaacctaAATGA